The window AACTAGGCCTGTTCCAAAACCGATTCACAGTATCTCAGGAAGCTAGGGGGACTCTCGGAGGGGTTAACGATTGAATCAGTGGTGTGTGTGTGTGTTCGGGAACGAATGAAACGGAGGAATCGTTTGTAACGATTGCGCCTATGGTTTTATGTGGGAGAAATACAATCACTTCGTAATGGCACTCTTCGAGCGGAGTGAGGAGATCTTCAACAACGAGAACGTTCTCCACGATGATTATCAGCCTCAATCCCTCGAAGAGCGTGACAGCGAGATCGAACAGTTCACGGGGTATCTCCAGCCGGTGATCAACGGCGCACAGCCACGGAACATCTTTCTCTACGGGAAAACTGGTGTCGGCAAGACGGCCGCAACGAAGTATCTCTTGCAACACCTCGAGGAGGATTCTGAGCAGTACGACGATGTCACGATCACGACCGTCTATCTCAACTGCGAAGACCTCACGAGTAGCTACCGTGTCGCTGTCGCACTTGTGAACAAGTTGCGCGACCCCGAGGAGCAGATCAGTCGCACCGGGTATCCGTTGAATGCCGTCTACGAAATGCTGTGGGAGAAACTCGACGAACTCGGCGGCACGATCCTCATCGTTCTCGACGAGGTCGACTACATCGGTGACGACGATTCGGTCTTGTACCAGCTCCCGCGTGCTCGCAGCAATGGCAAGATCGAGAACTCCCGTGTCGGGATCATCGGGATTAGCAACGACTTCAAATATCGCGAGAAGCTCGACCCGCGTGTCGAAGACACACTCTGTGAACGCGAGCTTCATTTCCCGCCGTATGATGCCACCGATCTCCAGAACATCCTCACCAAGCGTGCCAATCATGCGTTCAAAGACGACGTGCTCGACGGCGACGTCGTTCCGTTGTGTGCGGCGTTCGCAGCCCAAGACAAAGGGAGTGCACGCCAGGCGCTTGACCTTCTTCTCGAGGCCGGTGATCTTGCACGCCGGCAAAGCGACCCGGTCGTGACGGAAGATCACGTCCGTGATGCAAAGCAACTCCTCGAGAAGCAACGCATCGAGGAATCGATGAAAGAACTCACGTCACACGGACACCTGACGCTACTGGCTGTCGTCGCGTCGACGGTCGCAGACCCAGAGGCACCACTACAGAAACAAACGATCTACGAGCAGTACCAGGACCTCGCGAAAGCGACCGATCGCGACGCACTCGGTGGCCGGGCGTTTCACAATCATCTCGCCGAACTCTCGATGCTCGGAATTCTCGATCGGGCCAAACGCAACGAAGGTCGAGCTGGTGGAATCTACTACGAGTACGAGGTAGACGTCCCACTCGAGGCCGCGCTCTCGACACTCGAGAACCTCCACATGAGTGACGAACTTGACCTCGACTCGTTACGGCAGAACGCACAGGAAAAGGGGCTTCTTTGAACCACGACTGTTCGAGCAGTGGCTTCGAGAGCCTATTTGCCAATCTGCGATGGTGACTTTCCTGAGACACCTGGTTCGAGCGTAACGCTCAAGGCTCTGCCTCGTTTTTCCCTTTCTCTTTCCCTTTTCCCGTTGTACCGTTCGATTCTATAGGGGGTGCAGGACGAGAACTCCGACCCCAAGGGTTGGGATTGTTGACAGTCCCCGGACAGTGCTCCAGTCGTTCCAACGTAGTACTCGCCCTTCCAGAACCCCTTCCTCAGAATAGGATTTTCGAATCTGGGGACATCGCTCCAGTGAGTTTGGCCTCTACCGAGACCGT of the Natrialba magadii ATCC 43099 genome contains:
- a CDS encoding orc1/cdc6 family replication initiation protein, with amino-acid sequence MALFERSEEIFNNENVLHDDYQPQSLEERDSEIEQFTGYLQPVINGAQPRNIFLYGKTGVGKTAATKYLLQHLEEDSEQYDDVTITTVYLNCEDLTSSYRVAVALVNKLRDPEEQISRTGYPLNAVYEMLWEKLDELGGTILIVLDEVDYIGDDDSVLYQLPRARSNGKIENSRVGIIGISNDFKYREKLDPRVEDTLCERELHFPPYDATDLQNILTKRANHAFKDDVLDGDVVPLCAAFAAQDKGSARQALDLLLEAGDLARRQSDPVVTEDHVRDAKQLLEKQRIEESMKELTSHGHLTLLAVVASTVADPEAPLQKQTIYEQYQDLAKATDRDALGGRAFHNHLAELSMLGILDRAKRNEGRAGGIYYEYEVDVPLEAALSTLENLHMSDELDLDSLRQNAQEKGLL